From a single Brassica oleracea var. oleracea cultivar TO1000 chromosome C5, BOL, whole genome shotgun sequence genomic region:
- the LOC106293789 gene encoding transcription factor bHLH95-like, whose translation MSIQFNMTNAQELGQESIVWGISNSDDSQGGCKRIDKQPPLVRPSHPSEIPTSDKKASKGKKRTQRNEKNHVEESPDHEIHIWTERERRKKMRDMFAKLHALLPQLPPKADKSTIVDEAVSSIKSLEQTLHNLQMRKLEKLQYSSASNTTTTTAFPYDPSSSPTILLTPISNQPHILPVGAASEDSYSREALLANQISSSSMNLPNPCDDPTAEFDTWSTRNAVLNICGNEAFFSLCCPKDKSGVFTNMCYLFEKYNIDVMFASVSSNVFRSTYMIQAQVKPSYENQLLGDGFGAAEIFKQAAQEMAFYFSSP comes from the exons ATGAGCATTCAGTTCAATATGACTAATGCTCAAGAGTTGGGGCAAGAGAGTATTGTGTGGGGCATATCCAATTCTGATGATTCTCAAGGTGGCTGCAAGAGAATCGACAAGCAACCGCCTCTAGTGCGTCCTTCTCATCCGTCTGAAATTCCGACATCCGATAAGAAAGCTTCAAAAGGAAAAAAGAGGACCCAAAGAAATGAGAAAAATCATGTAGAAGAATCACCCGATCATGAAATACATATATGGACTGAAAGAGAAAGGAGGAAGAAGATGAGAGATATGTTTGCTAAACTACATGCTTTGCTTCCCCAACTTCCTCCTAAG GCAGACAAATCAACAATCGTAGACGAGGCAGTGAGCTCCATCAAATCCCTTGAACAAACTTTACATAATCTCCAGATGAGAAAACTCGAGAAACTTCAATATTCTTCGGCTTCAAACACAACAACTACTACTGCTTTCCCTTATGATCCATCTTCTTCTCCTACAATTCTCCTCACACCAATATCAAACCAGCCCCATATCCTTCCCGTAGGTGCCGCCTCAGAAGATTCTTACTCCCGTGAAGCTTTATTGGCCAATCAGATATCTTCTTCCAGCATGAACCTGCCCAACCCTTGTGATGACCCGACTGCTGAGTTTGATACTTGGTCCACACGTAACGCCGTGCTGAATATCTGTGGAAATGAAGCTTTCTTCAGTTTGTGTTGCCCTAAAGACAAATCAGGGGTTTTCACTAATATGTGTTACTTGTTTGAGAAGTATAACATTGACGTTATGTTTGCTAGTGTCTCGTCTAATGTTTTCCGGAGCACCTACATGATCCAAGCACAA GTAAAGCCGAGCTATGAGAATCAGTTATTGGGAGATGGGTTTGGAGCTGCGGAAATTTTCAAGCAAGCTGCTCAAGAAATGGCCTTCTATTTTTCATCTCCTTGA